In Plasmodium falciparum 3D7 genome assembly, chromosome: 5, the following proteins share a genomic window:
- a CDS encoding single-stranded DNA-binding protein: MGKRMLCIVFPLLIYFNYVLHRTYGYIIGDVKVHQLNNIINKRIIKSRKISMFKINLQNDFNYENKRFYNNMNRNVMNEKSLNKIMLIGRVGCEPDIKILNGGDKVATFSLATNEFWRDRNTNELKSKTDWHRIVVYDQNIVDLIDKYLRKGRRVYVQGSLHTRKWHTNDMNSQPKQITEIILSYNKGDLIFLDDKRNFNQRNNSNNINSENQQHINNEHINNNNINNGNDFMPLNSNDKIIEDKEFTDRLDDNNEENNFQSNSETFDKQEGIYDKMNVQEFEE, encoded by the coding sequence atgggCAAAAGAATGTTATGTATTGTTTTCCCCCtactaatatattttaattatgtgTTGCATAGAACGTATGGTTATATAATAGGTGATGTGAAGGTACATCaattgaataatataataaataagagaattataaaaagCCGAAAAATAAGTatgtttaaaataaatttacaaaatgattttaattatgaaaacaaaaggttttataataatatgaacagaAATGTAATGAATGAGAaatcattaaataaaataatgttaatagGAAGAGTAGGATGTGAACcagatataaaaattttgaacGGAGGAGATAAGGTAGCAACATTTAGTTTAGCAACAAATGAATTTTGGAGAGATAGAAATACTAATGAACTAAAATCGAAAACTGATTGGCATAGAATAGTTGTATATGATCAAAATATTGTTGATTTGatagataaatatttaagaaaAGGTAGAAGAGTTTATGTACAAGGATCATTACATACAAGGAAATGGCATACTAATGATATGAACAGTCAACCGAAACAAATAACagaaattattttatcatataataaaggagatttaatatttcttgaTGATAAACGAAATTTTAATCAAAgaaataattcaaataatataaattcagAAAATCAAcaacatattaataatgaacatataaataataataatattaataatggtAATGATTTTATGCCCTTAAATtcaaatgataaaattataGAAGATAAAGAATTTACTGATAGGttagatgataataatgaagaaaataattttcaatCGAATAGTGAGACATTTGATAAACAGGAGGGAATTTATGACAAAATGAATGTCCAAGAATTTGAAGAATga
- a CDS encoding pre-mRNA-processing ATP-dependent RNA helicase PRP5, putative encodes MYNIFNYIYKDSKEEKKNDKDKDMDIKVKKQDHDDSDDVLKRDNISSNKKKDVERNTYYDNSYNEEEENKKKKKKRDSKKYSVDDSYNKTKNKIYNDHKTDEYPSYAYKKKSSYHHVHREKYPDEKRKKYYEHIGKKNKRRSYDYSSNYDESDFSSTSSYYNERNKKYYKYEDKKKKEKEKEKEKERKRKKRYHHTDDDQDHLESYSSSRSSSRSSINIKEKQKHKKLYSHEKERKRKKRYSNSANYSSYDEETKERDKKKKSYHHDFVLDDKKKNYHNYESDEETNKDESNNNNNNNNNNNNNNNKDSSSENLNKTHEQREKSININKISKENQEICEENKKEIQKVKENMSNVKVITENNNLSRLERLKLFARKIKKTNDTTNEKHTKFTLNTKVNKIKNLNIFINDQDDESDNSKEKEFDIKNENKINVQNVDDNNHKDDTKKKIYENHKIKEDSNNTNDIHVVEINNKNEDALDLFMKEIEQACEEEKKNVKKSITLDEIYTYDMNKQKYEPFINPKNNEEIKEYNAKVKGNNIQQGNIHEKQDSNVNTQEDLKKENKNITKNTTNNNYSDNNNNNDDDDDDDDDDDVFHKLFVEELKKKTEEDMKRNEKDNMNESNLTDSKNKKQNKGSDASFSSSDDTDDKLSSNKSELNYEENGMKKMNKKLLEVNHDEIDYIPIKKNIYVQVKEITNMKDSDVDMFRKNNGNIIVRGKNCPRPVQYFYQCGLPSKILQILEKKNFKKMYNIQMQTIPALMCGRDVIAIAETGSGKTLSYLFPVIRHVLHQEPLRNNDGPISIILTPTRELSIQVKNEAKIYCKAVNIEILAVYGGSNIARQLKVLKKGVEILVGTPGRIIDILTISNCKVTNLNRVSFVVLDEADRLLDLGFESQIYNILRNCRKDKQTAMISATFPNYIQNMAKKLLYKPIEIIVGEKGKTNNNIYQFVEIIEESKKVFRLLKLLGEWIKYGLVLIFVNKQIEADLLYLELYKYDYNLLVLHGGQDQTDRQFTLEKFKKEENKVLIATSVMARGIDIKNIILVINYQCPDHIEDYIHRIGRTGRSNNIGYAYTFILPNEYTKAYDIYNLLKNNIYYLNKTIDIPQDLENMIIEYTKINSINEKQKGKNKNLGYKGKGYKFTPDEKSRHQIDIALAKKELGLTQENDENEKLQVDDELGDNIEHNNNTNVCNLKNADQNKNYDKFEDVKESNIYPYTIHNSNNNMFEDKNSGISKNMSKKNNTNEKKNTNQYTDITKVEQEIQRIKMNDTMELSLKAKKINELMKTYNFLSLQENHDKFLKNAQYEEFDKIAEKEALKVTEHIKDEKEKKLIFNKTKEDIKKKLIQNKIQSDTMNESIQRNMLLSALRTKNMKKYSPYLPHTYITEDNNILEEFYINNYPQHVRLKISHKDVLAKIADMSGATCQIKGQYSNPSQPNKQNFLLDTKQLHIEILAPTYNQIQIARNELNSLLNNFMISCNIKAKRASTGWAPP; translated from the coding sequence ATGTACAATATTTTCAACTACATTTATAAAGATagtaaagaagaaaagaaaaatgacaAAGATAAGGATATGgatataaaagtaaaaaagcAGGATCATGATGATAGTGATGATGTATTAAAAAGAGATAACATAAGtagtaataaaaagaaagatgTTGAAAGGAACacatattatgataatagttataatgaagaggaagaaaataagaaaaaaaaaaaaaaaagggattCTAAAAAATATAGTGTAGATGAttcttataataaaacaaaaaataaaatatataatgatcatAAAACGGATGAATATCCTTCTTAcgcatataaaaaaaaatcatccTATCATCATGTTCACCGTGAAAAATATCCAGacgaaaaaagaaagaaatattatgaacatattggtaaaaaaaataaaagaagaagtTATGATTATTCTTCTAATTACGATGAAAGTGATTTTAGTAGTACATCTagttattataatgaaagaaacaaaaaatattataaatatgaagataaaaagaaaaaagaaaaagaaaaagaaaaagaaaaagaaaggaaaagaaaaaaaagatatcaTCATACAGATGACGATCAAGATCATCTTGAAAGTTATTCAAGTAGTAGATCTTCTAGTAGGAgttcaataaatataaaagaaaaacaaaaacataaaaaattatattcacATGAAAAggaaaggaaaagaaaaaaaagatatagtAATAGTGCAAATTATAGTAGTTATGATGAGGAGACGAAAGAACGtgataagaagaaaaaatcatATCATCATGATTTTGTATtagatgataaaaaaaaaaattatcataattatgaaTCAGATGAAGAGACGAACAAGGATGAAagtaacaacaacaacaacaataataataataataataataataataacaaggATTCGTCAAGTGAAAACCTCAACAAAACCCATGAACAACGTGAAAAatcaattaatattaataagatATCAAAAGAAAACCAAGAAATatgtgaagaaaataaaaaggaaattcAAAAAGTAAAAGAAAACATGTCTAATGTAAAAGTAATTactgaaaataataatttaagcAGGTTAGAAAGGCTAAAATTATTTGCtcggaaaataaaaaaaacaaacgaCACAACAAACGAAAAACATACGAAATTTACATTAAATACTaaagtaaataaaataaaaaatttaaatatcttTATTAATGATCAAGATGATGAAAGTGATAATtcgaaagaaaaagaatttgACATAAAAAATGAGAACAAGATAAATGTACAAAATGtagatgataataatcataaagatgatacaaaaaaaaaaatatatgaaaatcataaaataaaggaagatagtaataatacaaatgatatACATGTTGttgaaattaataataaaaatgaagatgcTCTAGATCTATTTATGAAAGAAATAGAGCAAGCATGTGAAGAAGAGAAGAAAAATGTTAAGAAAAGTATAACGTTGGAtgaaatatacacatatgaTATGAATAAACAGAAATATGAACCTTTTATTAACccaaaaaataatgaagaaataaaagaatataatgcAAAGGTAAAGGGTAATAATATTCAACAGGGAAATATCCATGAGAAGCAGGATAGTAATGTGAATACACAagaagatttaaaaaaagaaaataagaatattacGAAAAATactacaaataataattatagtgataataataataataatgatgatgatgatgatgatgatgatgatgatgatgtgTTTCACAAATTATTTGTGGAAGagcttaaaaaaaaaacagaagaagatatgaaaagaaatgaaaaagataacATGAATGAATCCAATTTAACCGATTCCAAGAATAAAAAACAGAATAAAGGATCAGATGCATCTTTCAGTAGTTCAGATGATACAGATGATAAATTAAGTAGTAATAAAAGTGAATTaaattatgaagaaaatggtatgaaaaaaatgaataagaAATTATTAGAAGTAAATCATGATGAAATAGATTATATacctattaaaaaaaatatttatgttcaAGTTAAAGAAATTACAAATATGAAAGATAGTGATGTTGATATGTTCAGAAAAAATAATGGAAATATTATTGTTCGAGGAAAAAATTGTCCAAGACCTgtacaatatttttatcaatgTGGATTACCAtctaaaatattacaaatattagaaaaaaaaaattttaaaaaaatgtataatatacaaatgcAAACTATACCTGCGTTAATGTGTGGACGTGATGTTATAGCTATAGCTGAAACAGGAAGCGGCAAAACATTATCTTATTTATTTCCTGTAATTAGACATGTGTTACATCAAGAACCTTTAAGAAATAATGATGGTCCAATATCAATTATTTTAACTCCGACAAGAGAATTAAGTATTCAAGTAAAAAATGAAGCAAAAATTTATTGTAAAGCAgtaaatatagaaatattagCTGTTTATGGAGGATCTAATATAGCTAGACAACTTAAGGTATTAAAGAAAGGTGTAGAAATATTAGTAGGAACACCTGGCCGTATAATTGATATATTAACTATAAGTAATTGTAAGGTTACAAATTTAAATCGTGTTTCATTTGTTGTGTTAGATGAAGCAGATAGATTATTAGATTTAGGTTTCGAATcacaaatttataatatattaagaaattGTAGGAAAGATAAACAAACAGCTATGATATCAGCAACTTTTCCAAATTATATACAGAATATGGcaaagaaattattatataaacccATAGAAATAATTGTAGGAGAAAAAGGGAAAacgaataataatatatatcaatttgTTGAAATAATTGAAGAATCAAAAAAAGTTTTTCGTTTATTAAAACTTTTAGGTGAATGGATAAAATATGGTTTAgttttaatatttgtaaataaacaaatagaAGCGGATCTATTATATTTAGAGTTATATAAGtatgattataatttattagttTTACATGGAGGACAAGATCAAACAGATCGTCAATTTACTTTAGAAAAATTtaagaaagaagaaaataaagttTTAATAGCGACATCTGTTATGGCTAGAGGtattgatataaaaaatattattttagtAATTAATTATCAATGTCCTGATCATATTGAAGATTATATACATCGAATAGGGAGAACCGGAAGATCTAATAATATTGGATATgcttatacatttatattaccaaatgaatatacaaaagcttatgatatatataatttattaaaaaataatatatattacttaaaTAAAACTATAGATATACCACAAGATTTAGAAAATATGATTATTGAATATACTAAAATTAATAGTATTAATGAGaaacaaaaaggaaaaaataaaaatctgGGATATAAAGGTAAAGGCTATAAATTTACTCCTGATGAAAAATCAAGACATCAAATAGATATAGCCTTggcaaaaaaagaattaggATTAACACAAGAAAATGATGAGAATGAAAAACTACAAGTAGATGATGAATTAGGCGATAATATAGAACATAACAATAATACTAATGTTTGTAATCTAAAAAATGCTGaccaaaataaaaattatgataaatttGAGGATGTTAAagaatcaaatatatatccatatactattcataatagtaataataatatgtttgaAGATAAGAATTCTGGAATTTCTAAAAATAtgagtaaaaaaaataatacaaatgaaaagaaGAATACTAATCAATATACAGACATTACAAAAGTAGAACAAGAAATACAAAGAATTAAAATGAATGATACAATGGAATTATCCTTAAaggcaaaaaaaataaatgagtTAATGAAAacctataattttttaagcCTTCAAGAAAATCatgataaatttttaaaaaatgcaCAATATGAAGAATTTGATAAAATAGCTGAAAAAGAAGCCTTAAAAGTTACAGAACatataaaagatgaaaaagaaaagaaattgatttttaataaaactaaagaagatattaaaaagaaattaatacaaaataaaattcaaTCAGATACTATGAATGAAAGTATACAAAGAAATATGTTATTAAGTGCAttaagaacaaaaaatatgaaaaaatattcacCTTATTTaccacatacatatataacagaagataataatatattagaagaattctatattaataattatccTCAACATGTACGTTTAAAAATCTCACATAAAGATGTATTAGCAAAAATAGCGGATATGTCAGGTGCCACATGTCAAATTAAAGGACAATATTCTAACCCTTCACAaccaaataaacaaaatttcTTATTAGATACAAAACAATTACATATAGAAATTTTAGCACCCACATATAATCAAATTCAAATAGCAAGAAATGAACTGAACTCACTcctaaataattttatgattAGTTGTAACATTAAAGCGAAAAGAGCTTCAACCGGATGGGCACCACCttaa